From the Leptidea sinapis chromosome 42, ilLepSina1.1, whole genome shotgun sequence genome, one window contains:
- the LOC126976781 gene encoding 5'-nucleotidase domain-containing protein 3 isoform X2, with the protein MEHLLYNLGRDVLLDKYKYPGEISKLEYKPDFAVRGLHYDIEKGLLLKLDSFLQIQFGAVYRGLTPVSTEEVLHLYKNRIIPIAYVEGDTRVHKANMAKMVHLADLFSVPEMGLLCNVAEYFNRNHIDYHPEILFLDVKNAVQSCHPVMHKIVAKNVEEYIRPNSGIKKYFQLLKENGKKLFLVTNSPYHFVNAGMETLVGHDWRDYFDVVIVNANKPKFFTEVSRPIRVFDKNANTHIWEKVTSLEKGIIYYEGTVKQLQDLTGWRGHQVLYFGDHPYSDLADVTLEHGWRTGAIINELTHEINTLNTQSFKENANWLQMLTQLIEDHQDFEDPGAMEVIEKWMTERDYLRNATKSVFNPQFGSVFRTYHNPTYFSRRLFRFADIYTSNIRNIMNYSLTHTFYPRRGVMPHEYGSYFV; encoded by the exons ATGGAGCATTTGCTTTACAATTTGGGCCGGGATGTCTTGCTGGATAAATACAag TATCCAGGTGAAATATCAAAACTGGAGTACAAACCAGACTTTGCTGTTCGTGGATTACATTATGATATTGAAAAAGGATTGCTTTTAAAATTGGATTCATTTCTTCAAATTCAATTTGGTGCGGTGTACAGAGGTCTGACACCTGTTTCAACTGAAGAAGTATTACACTTGTACAAAAATAGGATTATACCTATAGCCTATGTAGAGGGTGATACGAGGGTGCACAAA GCAAATATGGCAAAAATGGTTCACTTAGCTGATTTATTTTCCGTACCGGAAATGGGTTTACTTTGCAATGTTGCGGAGTATTTTAATCGAAACCATATCGATTATCACCCAGAAATACTATTTTTGGATGTAAAG aatGCAGTACAAAGCTGCCATCCAGTCATGCACAAAATTGTAGCCAAAAATGTGGAGGAGTACATTAGACCCAATTCAGGGATCAAGAAATATTTTCAACTTTTAAAAGAGAATGGAAAAAAGTTGTTCCTCGTGACGAATAGTCCCTACcattttgt GAATGCAGGCATGGAAACTTTAGTAGGACACGATTGGCGAGACTATTTCGACGTTGTTATTGTGAATGCGAATAAACCAAAATTCTTCACGGAGGTCTCACGTCCTATAAGAGTTTTTGATAAAAATGCCAACACGCACATTTGGGAAAAAGTAACATCGCTAGAAAAGGGAATTATCTATTATGAG GGTACAGTGAAGCAGTTACAAGACCTCACCGGATGGAGAGGCCACCAGGTGCTGTACTTCGGTGATCATCCGTACAGCGACCTTGCTGATGTTACGTTGGAGCATGGCTGGCGAACTGGCGCTATCATTAATGAGTTGACG cacgaaataaatacattgaacaCGCAGTCGTTCAAGGAGAATGCGAACTGGTTGCAAATGCTCACACAGCTCATAGAGGACCACCAGGATTTCGAGGACCCAGGTGCGATGGAGGTTATAGAGAAATGGATGACGGAGAGAGATTATTTGAG GAATGCAACTAAGTCTGTGTTCAACCCTCAGTTCGGCAGCGTGTTCCGGACGTATCACAACCCCACATACTTCTCGCGCCGACTGTTCCGGTTTGCCGACATCTACACCTCAAACATCCGTAACATTATGAACTATTCACTCACGCACACATTTTACCCACGGCGTGGTGTTATGCCACACGAATATGGCTCATATTTCGTGTAA
- the LOC126976781 gene encoding 5'-nucleotidase domain-containing protein 3 isoform X1 translates to MSIFNLTFGGLMKLKRVSQKDITSCYVICFKKFSTRELLNEAYCRTKLKCRSKKLPQDVNPQGVFACNELDLSEVKVYGFDYDYTLAHYKPSMEHLLYNLGRDVLLDKYKYPGEISKLEYKPDFAVRGLHYDIEKGLLLKLDSFLQIQFGAVYRGLTPVSTEEVLHLYKNRIIPIAYVEGDTRVHKANMAKMVHLADLFSVPEMGLLCNVAEYFNRNHIDYHPEILFLDVKNAVQSCHPVMHKIVAKNVEEYIRPNSGIKKYFQLLKENGKKLFLVTNSPYHFVNAGMETLVGHDWRDYFDVVIVNANKPKFFTEVSRPIRVFDKNANTHIWEKVTSLEKGIIYYEGTVKQLQDLTGWRGHQVLYFGDHPYSDLADVTLEHGWRTGAIINELTHEINTLNTQSFKENANWLQMLTQLIEDHQDFEDPGAMEVIEKWMTERDYLRNATKSVFNPQFGSVFRTYHNPTYFSRRLFRFADIYTSNIRNIMNYSLTHTFYPRRGVMPHEYGSYFV, encoded by the exons ATGAGTATCTTTAATTTAACGTTCGGGGGACTGATGAAATTAAAACGTGTATCACAGAAAGATATTACGTCTTGTTATGTGATatgttttaaaaagttttcaacTCGAGAACTTCTTAATGAAGCTTATTGTCGGACAAAATTGAAATGCAGGT CTAAGAAATTACCTCAAGATGTTAATCCTCAAGGAGTATTTGCTTGTAATGAACTTGATCTTTCTGAGGTTAAAGTATATGGATTTGACTATGATTATACCTTGGCCCATTATAAACCCAGCATGGAGCATTTGCTTTACAATTTGGGCCGGGATGTCTTGCTGGATAAATACAag TATCCAGGTGAAATATCAAAACTGGAGTACAAACCAGACTTTGCTGTTCGTGGATTACATTATGATATTGAAAAAGGATTGCTTTTAAAATTGGATTCATTTCTTCAAATTCAATTTGGTGCGGTGTACAGAGGTCTGACACCTGTTTCAACTGAAGAAGTATTACACTTGTACAAAAATAGGATTATACCTATAGCCTATGTAGAGGGTGATACGAGGGTGCACAAA GCAAATATGGCAAAAATGGTTCACTTAGCTGATTTATTTTCCGTACCGGAAATGGGTTTACTTTGCAATGTTGCGGAGTATTTTAATCGAAACCATATCGATTATCACCCAGAAATACTATTTTTGGATGTAAAG aatGCAGTACAAAGCTGCCATCCAGTCATGCACAAAATTGTAGCCAAAAATGTGGAGGAGTACATTAGACCCAATTCAGGGATCAAGAAATATTTTCAACTTTTAAAAGAGAATGGAAAAAAGTTGTTCCTCGTGACGAATAGTCCCTACcattttgt GAATGCAGGCATGGAAACTTTAGTAGGACACGATTGGCGAGACTATTTCGACGTTGTTATTGTGAATGCGAATAAACCAAAATTCTTCACGGAGGTCTCACGTCCTATAAGAGTTTTTGATAAAAATGCCAACACGCACATTTGGGAAAAAGTAACATCGCTAGAAAAGGGAATTATCTATTATGAG GGTACAGTGAAGCAGTTACAAGACCTCACCGGATGGAGAGGCCACCAGGTGCTGTACTTCGGTGATCATCCGTACAGCGACCTTGCTGATGTTACGTTGGAGCATGGCTGGCGAACTGGCGCTATCATTAATGAGTTGACG cacgaaataaatacattgaacaCGCAGTCGTTCAAGGAGAATGCGAACTGGTTGCAAATGCTCACACAGCTCATAGAGGACCACCAGGATTTCGAGGACCCAGGTGCGATGGAGGTTATAGAGAAATGGATGACGGAGAGAGATTATTTGAG GAATGCAACTAAGTCTGTGTTCAACCCTCAGTTCGGCAGCGTGTTCCGGACGTATCACAACCCCACATACTTCTCGCGCCGACTGTTCCGGTTTGCCGACATCTACACCTCAAACATCCGTAACATTATGAACTATTCACTCACGCACACATTTTACCCACGGCGTGGTGTTATGCCACACGAATATGGCTCATATTTCGTGTAA